Proteins from one Camelina sativa cultivar DH55 chromosome 8, Cs, whole genome shotgun sequence genomic window:
- the LOC104707290 gene encoding 11-beta-hydroxysteroid dehydrogenase-like 5, translated as MVDLLNSVMNLVAPPATMVVMAFAWPLLSFISFSERVYNSYFATENMEDKVVVITGASSAIGEQIAYEYAKRGANLVLVARREQRLRVVSDKAKQIGANHVIIIAADVIKEDDCRRFITQAVNYYGRVDHLVNTASLGHTFYFEEVSDTTVFPHLMDINFWGNVYPTYVALPYLQQTNGRIVVNASVENWLPLPRMSLYSAAKAALVNFYETLRFELNEDVGITIATHGWIGSEMTRGKFMLEEGAEMQWKEEREVPANGGPLEEFAKMIVAGACRGDPYVKFPNWYDVFLLYRVFTPNVLRWTFKLLLSTEGSRRVGAGLPVDESSSQMKLMLEGGPPRFPASPPHYAASPPRYPASPPRYPASPPRFAQFNIQEL; from the exons atggtGGATCTATTGAACTCGGTGATGAACCTGGTGGCGCCTCCGGCGACGATGGTGGTGATGGCCTTCGCATGGCCATTACTGTCTTTCATTAGCTTCTCCGAACGGGTTTACAACTCTTATTTCGCCACTGAAAACATGGAAGATAAAGTCGTAGTCATCACCGGAGCTTCCTCCGCTATTGGAGAG CAAATAGCGTATGAATATGCAAAGAGAGGAGCGAATTTGGTGTTGGTGGCTAGGAGAGAGCAGAGACTAAGAGTTGTGAGCGATAAGGCCAAGCAAATTGGAGCCAACcacgtcatcatcatcgctGCTGATGTTATCAAAGAAGATGATTGCCGCCGTTTTATCACCCAAGCCGTCAACTATTACGGCCGCG TGGATCACCTAGTGAATACAGCGAGTCTTGGACACACGTTTTACTTTGAGGAAGTGAGTGACACGACTGTCTTTCCGCATTTGATG GACATAAACTTCTGGGGGAATGTTTATCCGACATATGTAGCTTTGCCATACCTTCAACAGACGAATGGCCGGATAGTCGTGAATGCATCGGTTGAGAACTGGTTGCCTCTACCACGGATGAGTCTTTATTCA GCAGCAAAAGCAGCATTAGTCAACTTCTATGAGACGCTAAGATTCGAGCTAAATGAAGACGTTGGAATAACTATCGCCACTCACGGATGGATCGGGAGTGAGATGACTAGAGGAAAGTTCATGCTAGAAGAAGGTGCTGAGATGCAAtggaaggaagaaagagaa GTACCTGCAAACGGTGGACCGCTAGAGGAATTTGCAAAGATGATTGTGGCGGGAGCTTGTAGGGGAGACCCATACGTAAAGTTCCCAAACTGGTACGACGTGTTTCTCCTCTATAGAGTCTTCACGCCAAATGTGCTGAGATGGACATTCAAGTTGTTACTATCTACTGAGGGTTCACGTAGGGTAGGGGCGG GTTTGCCTGTGGATGAATCCTCTTCACAAATGAAACTTATGCTTGAAGGAGGACCACCTCGTTTTCCCGCAAGCCCACCACACTATGCCGCAAGCCCACCACGGTATCCTGCAAGCCCACCTCGGTATCCTGCGAGTCCTCCTCGGTTTGCGCAGTTTAACATCCAAGAGTTGTAA
- the LOC104707289 gene encoding uncharacterized protein LOC104707289 codes for MSSVSCSTASSNGGCRFIFQAKTSIHSPSFIRIGTNSQSDRFCMHRLGLVIGTRKARGTSIRMALVDERQSTSKDVAEPPRILAYDLVQGALVKWRWKEDKSVPDTPTAVLVHGILGSGKNWGTFARRLAHEFPTWQFLLVDLRCHGDSASLKKRGPHSVATTASDVLKLVGQLRLTPRVLVGHSFGGKVVLSMVEQAAKPLPRPVRAWVLDATPGKVRAGGDGEDHPRELISFLRTLPKVVSSKREILNALLKEGFSNDVAQWVVTNLRPTGPSCSSFSWTFDLDGISQLYQSYEDTNLWNFVENLPRGVHVNFLKAERSLHRWALKDLQRIHAAEELASEEGAGVEMHVLEDAGHWVHTDNPDGLFRILSSSFQVLRT; via the exons ATGTCGTCGGTCTCTTGCTCCACGGCGAGCTCTAACGGCGGATGTAGATTCATATTTCAAGCCAAAACATCAATCCATTCTCCTAGTTTCATCAGAATCGGAACAAATTCTCAG AGTGACAGATTCTGTATGCATCGTTTGGGATTGGTAATTGGAACTCGTAAAGCGAGAGGAACATCTATACGTATGGCATTAGTTGATGAGAGACAATCAACTAGCAAAGATGTTGCTGAGCCTCCTCGGATCTTG GCATATGATCTTGTTCAAGGAGCACTT GTGAAATGGAGATGGAAGGAGGACAAGTCTGTTCCAGATACACCCACTGCTGTTCTCGTACATGGAATTCTAGGGAGCGGGAAAAACTGGG GCACTTTCGCCCGAAGATTGGCTCATGAGTTCCCAACTTGGCAG TTTCTCTTGGTAGATCTTCGTTGCCATGGGGATTCAGCATCTCTCAAGAAGAGAGGTCCACATTCTGTTGCTACAACTGCTTCTGATGTTCTAAAACTA GTTGGTCAGTTGAGGTTAACACCACGGGTCCTTGTTGGTCATAGCTTTGGTGGGAAAG TTGTTTTAAGCATGGTGGAGCAAGCAGCTAAGCCTCTTCCACGACCAGTCCGA GCTTGGGTACTGGATGCTACTCCTGGAAAAGTTCGTGCaggaggagatggagaagatcaTCCACGAGAACTTATATCATTTCTACGTACGTTGCCAAAAGTG gtatCGTCAAAGCGTGAGATTTTAAATGCTCTTCTCAAAGAAGGGTTTTCCAATGATGTTGCACAg TGGGTTGTTACCAATCTTAGACCTACTGGACCATCGTGCTCCAGCTTCTCGTGGACATTTGACCTAGATGGGATCTCCCAACTTTATCAGTCCTACGAAGACACAAATCTATG GAACTTTGTTGAAAATCTTCCAAGAGGAGTACATGTGAATTTTTTGAAAGCTGAAAGAAGCTTGCACCGTTGGGCCCTCAAAGACCTTCAACGAATCCACGCTGCTGAAGAGCTCGCCTCTGAAGAAGGAGCCGGAGTAGAAATGCATGTCCTGGAAGATGCTGGTCATTGG GTTCACACGGATAATCCAGATGGTCTCTTCAGGATCTTGTCATCTTCTTTCCAAGTTCTCAGAACCTAG
- the LOC104707292 gene encoding cytochrome c-2 produces MASFNEAPPGNPKAGEKIFRTKCAQCHTVEKGAGHKQGPNLNGLFGRQSGTTPGYSYSAANKSMAVNWEEKTLYDYLLNPKKYIPGTKMVFPGLKKPQDRADLIAYLKEGTA; encoded by the exons ATGGCGTCGTTCAATGAAGCACCTCCCGGAAACCCCAAAGCCGGTGAAAAGATCTTCAGAACCAAGTGCGCTCAGTGTCATACCGTCGAGAAAGGCGCCGGTCACAAACAAG GTCCTAATTTGAATGGATTGTTTGGAAGACAATCAGGAACAACACCAGGGTATTCATACTCTGCTGCTAACAAAAGCATGGCTGTGAATTGGGAGGAGAAGACTCTTTACGATTACTTGTTGAATCCCAAGAAG TACATTCCTGGAACGAAAATGGTGTTCCCTGGACTGAAAAAGCCGCAAGATCGTGCCGATCTCATTGCTTACTTGAAGGAAGGTACCGCATAA